GCTACGACACCGACGGCCACTCTGACCACGGCTTCAACGATGAAGCGCTCAACGCTCTGTTCGTGCGCTTCAAGGAGCTGGCTGACCGCAAGGGCCAGATTTACTCTGATGACCTCCACGCTCTGGTGGGCAGCAGCGTGGAAACCTCCGAGACCTTCAAACTGGAGCGCTTTCAGATTGCGATGGGCACCGACATGCAGCCGCTGGCTTATGTCAGATTGCAAACGCCCGACGGGGTACGCGAGGCCACCGCCACCGGAGACGGCTCGGTGGAAGCCATTTTCCACGCCATCAATGCGGCCACCAGCATTGCCCCTGAATTGGAGGTGTACCGCGTGCAGGCCGTGACCAGAGGAGCCGAGGCGCTGGGCGAAGTCAGCGTGAGCGCCCGCTACGGCGAGATGACCGTCAGCGGCAACGATGTGGCCTCCGATGTGGTGGAAGCCAGCGCCCGGGCATGGTTGAGGGTGATTAACCACATCGTGGCAGGGCACACCAAGGAGAAGTCGGCGGTGACCGCAGAGACGCCCTGAAGCGTTGAGCGGTGAGTCGTAGGAGGACCGCGAGTGGGTGCGGTCCTCTTTTCTGGATGGGGTCATCGTCCAGGCCACGCCATCAGCGGGGACCAGCATCGTGCCGAGTGCCGTTCAGACGAGGCCGAAGGTTACCGGAAACCGGGAATTTGTCAGACACGGCTCAGAACCTGGCGCTTATCATGGGGCGTGGCGGCCCACGACTTCAGCCTTCATCTGCCCGCCTACGATCCTTACGGTGAGGCGGTGCGGCGGCGGCTCTATATCGGCGCGGTCTCCTTCGGTGTTCTGCTGCTGGGTGGAAGCGTCGCCTTGCAGTGGTGGCTGAACCTGCGAGAACCTTATCTGCTCTATATCGCGCCGCTACTCCTGATCCTCGGTCTGGCGGATTTGTGGTGGCTGCTGACGAAGAGGTCACTGGCTGTTGCCGAGATTGTGGGAATCGGGGTGCTGGCCGCCGCGACGGTTGTGCATGTGGCGCTGGTCAGCCTGGGGCCGCAGCCGCAGGGCGCTTACCCGAACAGTGGCCCCTACTGGACAGTGGTCTGCGTTTGTACACTGGCTTTTCTGGCCCTGCCGCCGCGCCGCGCCGCTACCTTCAATCTGGCGTTCGTGGTTCTGGCGGTTGCGGTGCCCTGGGTCTTGCCGGGTAGTCAGGTCAGTCATTTTGCCGCCGGACTGGTGCGGTTGCAGCTCAACGCCGTGATCGTGGTGCTGCTGATCTGGGGCCTGGCGTGGTTTCGCGCCCAGCACGCCAGCCAGGCGGAGACCCAGGAACTGCTGCGCCAGATGGCCTTCACGGACGCTCTGACCCGGCTGCCTAACCGCCGCGCCGTCTACCCGGCGGTGGACGCCCTTTTATCGGACGCGGCGCGGGGTCAGAGCGGGTCTCTTTTTCTGGTGGACCTCGATCACTTCAAACGCATCAACGACCAGTACGGGCATAGCGTCGGCGACGAGGTGCTGGTGGCGGCGGGGCAGGTGCTGCGAAACTGCGCCGCTGAAGTCGGCGCGAATCCGCCCACGGTGGGGCGCTGGGGCGGCGAGGAATTTATCGTGGTGATGCCGGGCACGACGCCCGAAAGTGCCCGAGTGCGCGCCGAGCAACTGCTCGCGGAGTTCCGTGCCTGGTCCTGGCCGCACGGCCTGCGGGTCACCGTGAGCATCGGGTCGAGCAGCGTCCGCAGCGGTGAGGAATTCAGCGCTCTGCTGGCCCGCGCCGACGAGGCCATGTACGCGGCCAAGTCGGCAGGCCGTGACCGGGCCGTGGCGTCCGGCAGTGCGGCCCTGGTCTTTCCGCATTGAACCCGGCCCGGTCTTGTCCGCCCCTTTCGCCTGTCCTGGTTCTTCTGTCAGACTGTCCTTATCATGATTGCCGTTCTGATTGTTCTGGTGGTGTTCGGCAGCATCTTCGGCGGCTCGGCGCTGATCACGTCCATTGCTGGACAAAACAAGCTGCGTCTCTTGCAGGAAAAGCGGGCCATTGCCGAGCTGGAGACGGCGGCCAAGCGCCCCGCGCCGCTGCTTGCGCCCACGCTGAGCGATCCCCACGCTGCCCCAGTGCTGGCCCTGAAATTACCGGAGCCGCAGCGCAGCCAGGCCCTCGGCCTACTGTGTCAGATTCAGGACGCGCCCGCTGGCCTCGACGCCCGCAGCACCTACCTTGTCAAGCAGACCCAGGCCGATTACCTGCCGCAGACCCTGCGCGCCTACCTCGACCTCACGGACGGAGCACGGCAGCGGCTGGCCACACAGGGCATGGACGCCCAGACGCTGCTCTCGGAACAGCTTGACCTGATGACCCAGGGTGTGCGCGAGGCCCTGAAGCTCGATCACGCCGCCGCAGACCGGATGCTCACCCAGGGCCGGTTTCTGCGCGAGCGCTTTCAGGGGGCTGCGGAACTGGGCGAGTTGAGCCTGCCTGAACCCCACAGCCGGGTGCCGCTCGACAAGGTGTAGCCGGGGCTGCCGCTACGGCTGGGTCAGCACCAGCGCTCCGCGCCCCGGCACGCTGAAGGTCTGCGACTCGCCCACGACGTAGCGGTGGCCGCTCAGGGCGTCCAGGTAGCCCCCCGGCGTCAGGCCGCTCAGACTCAGATCGCTGGCGTCCTGGCCGGTATTCATCAGCACGTAGGCGTACGCGCCCGCGTCCTCACGGCGGTAGGCCAGCAGATCACCCTGGGCGTGCAGCACTGCGAAGCTGCCGCGCCGGAGGGCTTTGCTGGCGTGCCTGGCGGCGGTCAGGGTCTGAATCAGATGCAGGGTCTGACGGTCCCAGCTTTCCGGCTGGTCCCAGGGAAAGGCGCGGCGGCAGTCCGGGTCGGGGCCGCCGGGCAGGCCGATCTCGTCGCCGTAGTAGATGCAAGGCGCGCCGAGATAGGTCATCTGAAAGATGGTCGCCAGCCGAAAGGCCGAGGCGTCGCCGCGCACCGCCGTCAGAAAGCGGGCGGTGTCGTGGCTGTCGAGCAGATTGAGCTGCGCCTGAATGACCTGCGGATCGTAAGACCGCGCCACCTCAGTCACGCGCTGGGCGAAGGTGGCGGTGTCCAGCGGCTCCAGATGTTCGATGCCGGACACTTCGTTCATGGCGTTGTCCAGCGTTCTGGCCCCGAAGTACGCCAGACAGGGGCGGGTGAAGTTGTAGTTCATCACCGCGTCGAACTGATCGCCCGAGAGCCAGCGCTGGGCGTCGCCCCAAATCTCGCCCACGATGTAGGCGTCGGGGTCGATGGCCTTAACCCGGCGGCGAAACTCCTGCCAGAACGAATCGTCGTCGATCTCGTTGGGCACGTCCAAGCGCCAGCCGTCGATGCCGAAACGCATCCAGTATTCGGCCACGCTCCACAGAAACTCGCGCACCGGGGAATTGGACGTGTTGAATTTGGGCAGCGCCCGGTTGCCCCACCAGGCGGCGTAGTTGGCCGGGTGCTGGTGCTCGTAGGGATAGAGCGGCCAGGCCTGGACATGAAACCAGTCGCGGTAGGCACTGTGTTCGCCCTGTTCGAGCAGGTCGTTGAACTGAAAGAACCCGCGCGAGGCGTGGTTGAACACCCCATCGAGGACCACCTTCATGCCGCGCGTGTGGGCCGCGTCGATCAGGGCATGCAGTGCCTCGTCGCCGCCCAGCATCGGATCGACCTTGAAGTAGTCGTGGGTGTGGTAGCGGTGGTTACTGGCCGACTGAAACACCGGGCAGAAGTAGAGCGCGTTGACACCCAGGCCCTGGATGTGGTCCAGGCGCTCGATGACGCCCCACAGATCGCCGCCCATGTAGTCGTGGAAGGTGGGCGCTTCTCCCCAGACTTGCAGGTGAAGATTCAGGTTCTGGCGGCCACTGCGGGCAAAGCGGTCGGGGAAGATCTGATAGAAGACGGCGTCTTTGACCCATTCGGGCGTGCGGATACTCACGTCTGCGAGTCTACCTGCTGGGGGCCAGATTGATTCGACATGAAGCTGTCCCGCCCCGCTTGCACAAACGCTTCAGCCTCGGCGGGCGTCCGGATGTCGCCCAGCGCCGCCGCCTCGTTCACCGCGCGTATGACCTCGCCAACGACAGGTCCCGGCGGGATATTTAGCAGCGCCATCACCTGGCGGCCACTGAGCAGCGGTGGCGGGGGTGCGGGCCGCTCCTGCTGCGCCGAGAGTATCTGCTCGAAGCCGAGCTGGTAGGCGAGGCGGGTCTGCGGCGTGCTGTGCGGCCCGCGCGAGGCCTCGCGGTCGGCCAGCATCAGGCCCAGCAAATCGGGCAGCAGGGGGCGGCGACGGTGCACGAAGCGGCTGGCCTCGCGCTCGGTGGTGGGTAGGTGGACCATGTGCGCTCCCACCAGGGCACTGACCCGCTCGGTAAGACCACGCGGCTGCTTCAAGCGGGTTAGCATCTCGGCAGTCATTTGCGCGCCCACTTCGGCGTGGCCGTAATAGGTATTGCGCCCGGTGTTGGGGTTGACACCCCGCGTGCGCGGCTTGCCCACATCATGCAGCAGCGTGGCCCAACGCAACGCCAGATCGGCGTCGGGAAAGCGGGCCAGCAATTGGTGCAGCGCCTCGATGTTGTGGTGCAGCACGTCCAGATGGTGAAAGCCGCCCTGCACGACGCCTGCGCCCTCCAGCAGTTCTGGCAGATAAAGGGCCAGCAGGTTCAGCTCTTTAAGCAGCAGAACGCCACTGGCGGCGCGGTCCGAGAGCAGCAGGGCATTCAGCTCGGCTCCTGAGCGCTCGGCGGCGGGCAGCGGCCAGTGCTGGGCCAGTGCCTCAGCCGCTAGATGCTGCACGCTGAGGCGGGTCTGGGCTTCCAGCCGAAAATCGAGTGTGGTTGAGAGCCGCGCCGCCCGCAGCAGCCGCAGCGGGTCGTCTCTGAGATTCTGCTCGCTGATCATTCGCAGGCTGCGCCGCCGGAGGTCGGTCAGGCCGCCCGCCGGGTCGGTAACGCGCCCGGCCTGGTCCATCGCCAGCGCGTTGACCGTGAAATCGCGCCGCAGCAGTTCGCTGCCGAGGTCGGCTGGCAGCGGCACGAAGTCGTGCTGCACGCCGCCGACGATGGCCCGCCAGTGGCCACGCCGCTCGTCGAGGGGGAAGGCCGCGCCGCCTGTGCCTGCCGTCCAGCGGGCCGCCTGTGCGGGGTCGGGCGCGGCCCAGTCGTAATCGCTGGGCATCTGGCCGCGCAGCAGGTCGCGGGCCGCGCCGCCGACTAGGAGCGCGCCGGGCGGAAAGGCGGGCAGCTTCACTCGGTGCGGCATCTGCGGCCAGCATAGCGCCGCGCCGCTGGACAAAGCGCCGGAGCAGGTGCTAGGCTTCGTGGCGCTGGGGGCATAGCTCAGCGGGAGAGCGCCTGCTTTGCAAGCAGGATGTCCACGGTTCGAATCCGTGTGCCTCCACCAGCATAAAAGGCCGTCTAGCACGGCCTTTTTTCATTCCTTGAGTTTTCAGTTAGGCGCTCAATTCCGCCTGAAATGCGTAACCCGTGCGTAATGGCCTTACCCGGTCTTGCCTTCCAGCATGTCACCCAGCCCCAGCGCCCAGCCTTCGCGCTCGCCCTGATAGACCGTCCGGTACTGGCTGAGCGTGAAAGCGACGGTGCTGTGACCAAGCTGCTTGCTCACCACTTCCACCGGAATACCGCGCTGCAAGCTCAGTGAAGCGTAGGTGTGCCTCAGCCCGTGAATGGGCAGGAAGCGCACGCCCGCTGCCTCGCACAGCCGGGTCATGTCACGGCGTAGGTTGTTGGGCCGCAGGGTGCCGCCGTGCAGGTTGGTGAAGATCCGTCCCGAGTCTGCCCAGCCTTCGATGGCCTCGGCGGTCATGGCCTGGCGCTCACGGTGCCGGGAAAGCAGTTCAAGGGTTTCTCCCGACAAATGCACTGTGCGGCGGCTGTTGACCGTCTTGGGAGCGCTGATACGGATGGTGCCGCCCGTGTCGCTGATGGTCTCGCGCACGGCCACCGTCTTGGCCTTGAGGTTCAGGTCGGCCCACTTGAGGCCGCAGACCTCGCCGCGCCTCATTCCGGTGCCGAGCGCGAACTCGAACCACGCGCCGTGCGGGTCGGCCCGGCAGGCGGCCAGGAACGACGCGGCCTCGTTGGGCGTGAAGGCGGCCAGCTCCTCGCTCTCGCGTTTGCGGGGCGGGTTGGGCCGGACGATCTCGGCGACGTTGCGAGTGACGATCTCCAGTTGCAGGGCGTGCTTCAGGGAGGTCAGCAGGAGCTGATGGACTTGCCGCTGGCTGGCCGCGCCGAGGTCTTTCTTGTTCAGGCTGTCGAATAAGGCCCGGAGGTCGGCAGGGGAGAGCTTCTGGAGCCTTTTCTCGCCGATGGCAGGCCGGATGTAGAGCCTCAAGGCCCGCTCCTGCACTTCGTGGGTGCGGTAGGCGCGGCTGGTCTTGCGGCCTTCAAGCCATTGGGTGAGGTATTCGGTGACAGTGACAGTGCTGGGGTCGGCGATGCCGCCGCGTGTGGCGTCCGCAATCAGTCCAGCCAGGGCTTGCTGTGCGAGGGTTTTGCTGGCGGCCATGCCGGAAAAGCGGCGGCCTTCGATCATGAGTTCCCAGCGGAACCGGCCCGAGGGGAGCTTCCGGACTGAGCCTTGACCATTGCCGCGTTTGGTCATGGGCGCAGAGTCCTCTGGCAGAAGTTTCTATCGTCCTGGCGCAAATTAAGACACATTTTGAGGACTCCTAAGGGAAGCGGTTGACAAGCGGTGTCATACGCTATACATTCGTTCTACGGGGCCGCCTTATGGGCGGTCTTCGCCTTTTTGTGGCGAGATAGTGTTTATAGCTTCCCAAGCCTCTAGGACGCCATCTTTCAAAATAGGAATGTAACCCGCTTTGGTATTGCCCAATATTTTGATGACCCGATTTAAGAATTCATCGGGTGTTACTAGGTATTGGTTCGTAAAATCAGGATGGAATTTTTGTAGCTCGTAAAAGGCGGTGGAGTACATTGCGGCTACTGAAATTTGATCATATCTACGGTCTGATCTTTTCCTCCGCCATATATGACCTACATCTGCTGAGCATATTCTGGGTGGTCCCCATCTAATCCTTGCTGCTTCCAGCATTGGCTCAAAGGGGGGGTTCTGTCCATTTTTGAGACGTACCTGTATTAGCTCATCTCTGAAATGACCGTAGGCAATCAGGTCGGCAGCCTGGCTCAGAGGCTCATTGTCAGTATCTTCGACTCGCCTAACAGAAGAAATTTTGGGAAGAGCAAGATGTTGCCTGATGAAATCGAATACGATCTCATCATTAAGCCCATCAGAACTGCTGAATGGGTCCAGAAATACCTGTGCCTCACCGTCAATCTGGCGCATAATTTCTTGGATCATCCCAAAGCAATCAAATACTGGCCTGATTAGTACAGAAGAGGCAGCAGATAAATATTTCTGATGATATGATTTTTTCTTCCCTTTAGTATTAAGTTTTATGAAACTGGACTCTTTCGTTGACAATTCTGTTTGGAAGCCATATGTGACAGAAGATTTATACGATTCTCTTCTGTAGATCGCAGATAGACCGCCAGCTCCGCCCTTTACTTTTGACAGAGCGTTTAATATGTCAAAGGCTCTGATAAACCACTCTTGGGTAAGTGCCTGATCTACGTTGAGATATGGATTGGGCATTTTCCTATACGTTTCCGGCCTACTAGCGCCAAACATCAATCTTGCATGAAGTGGAGGAAGATGACTCAGATCAAGGGCGGCTTTTATATCTCCTCTTAATAAATTCCACTCGTCGTAGAATTTTTCTAGAAGATCATTTCTCAGTCCTATGGCTGCAATGATAAGAAAAGGGAACTGACCTTCTCTAAAAGTTTTATCTGGATTTAGGAAGGGTTCAATACCACCAGAATCGTCAAAGGCAAAGGTATAGTTTTTTTCCTCTCGCGTTTTAGCCATTTGTGTCCTGCATCTTGAGGGTGAAGCGAGTGACAGGCGTGAACTGGGAGAGCGGGGCACGCTGGCCGCGCTGAATGGGTTGATAAGTCACAATTCCTCTTTCGGTGGCAGGCCCATGTCCCCACCCTCGTCCAGTGTCGTCAGCGCCTCCAGAATCGCTTCGGGATTCGCAGGCTGCTGCATGATCTCCGCCTGGGTATCGACCCGGTTGCGGACATCTGGCAGGTCACGGCGCAATTCCTCGAAGAGTTGAATCAGCTTGGCGGTGCGCTGCTCGGTCAGCACGATGAATTGCAGCTGGAGCTGCGCCCGCTGCTCGGCCAGTTGCGCCTGGCGTGACTGCGAAACCAGTACGGTGGCCGCCACCAGCAGGCCCAGCGCACCGATCAGGCCCTGAAGCCAGAAGAAAGGCGGCTCATCCCAGGGTTTGCGGGTGGTGAACTTCAGGTCAAGGTTGAGACCGATCCACATCATGAACAGAATGCCGGAGGTAATGACGAACGCGGGGCGGCTGAGCAGCACACCGAACTGCTCAATAGGCCGGTGAAGATTGGTGAGGCCCAGCTCGGCCTTCTGGCGCAGGAGTTCGTTGACGGTACTGTTTTCTTGCAGCAGCTGGGTGACGCCTTCGTCATGGTCTTCACTCACCTTGGTGGTCTCCTTGAGCTTGCCGTCTTCCGAAGCGTCTGTCCAGTTGCAGATCGGTCATTTGGGAGCGACAGGCCGGTGGTTGATCTGCTGGACGGCCCAGCTGTTCCCGTCCGGGTCTTTGAAGAACAAAAAGCCGACGTAATTGAGGTCTTCTTCAGGCTCAGCTGGGCGGGGGGCGGCGCTGCCCATGACCTGGATCTCGCCGACCTCCACCTGGTGGTCGAGCAGTTCGGCGCGGGCCGCCCGCACATCGCTCACTGTCAGTTGCAGGCCGTGGAGTGAGCCGGGGGTCATGGCCTGGCCCGCGCCCAGAACAATCGAGCAGCCGGAGCCTCGTGGCGTGAGTTGCACGATTCGGCGGCTGGGACCCACCTTGATGTCGTGATCGAGCTTGAAGCCGAGTTGCTCAGCGTAAAAGGAGAGGGCGCGGTCGATGTCCGTGACCGGCACCACGACGACTTCCAGTTTCCAGTCCATTTACTCCTCCCCTTTAGCTCAGCGTCCTCTGATTGGTATGGCCGCGTCAGCTCACGGTCCCCAGTGCCTTCTCCGACCGGGGCGGCAGCTCGGCGTGGGAACGGGGGCGTGAAGGTGATAAGGGGAGTGCGCTGCCCGCGCTGGAGGGTAGGGCGGGTCATGGCTTAGTTGTCCAAGAAGTCAAGGTAAAGCGTGTTGTCTTTCTTGACGTACTGGCACTTGAATTGAGTTCTGACCGTGCCGCCGAATGAGTTCTCGCTCTCGACCCAGGAGCGCCACATTGCACCCACCGGCCCGACTAGCGGCTGGTTATCCATGCCCTCAAGGAAGCCGGGAAAGCGGGCCGTGTCGGGCAGCTTGAGGCGCTCGCGGGCCTGACGCTGGCAGGCGACGATCATTTCGGCAGGTTCAATCGATGTATTTGCTTTTTTGATGGCCGCCGCTCTTTCCTCTGCCGCATCCTGGGCGGCGCGAGCTGTCGCAGCTTTGGCATCGGCGGTGCGTTGCTGGGCGGCGGCGGCAGCGACTTGCTGGGCCTCGGCTACGCGCTTGGCTTCAGCGACTTGCTTCTCGGCGGCGGTCATGGTGGCACTACTGATGGCACTGAAGACGATGACGGCAGCCACAGCTTGCCAGGCTCGCTTGCTCGCGCCTGGGCGTTTGCGCCTTGCTTGGATGATGAAGACGATCATGGCGAGAAAGGCCAGGGCGCTCAGCGTACTGAAAAATGAACTCACGGTTTCTCCTTTTCCATCTGAGCTTTATCTACTCGGCAGACTGCTGGGCGACGTCTTACAGAATCCCGACTTCACTCCTCAATTAGCCGATGTAACGGATCTTGCGCGGCCCCAAATAAGCGGCATACACGCTGCCCAGCGCTATCGCCTCGTCTAGGTCGTAAAAAGGTGGGACATCGGGATTGTCGCTCAGCAAGCAGTTTCTGCCGCGTCCATCCACGCCCCGGCGCTTGACCATTACGCCATAAGGCGTCTGGAAAGCGCACGGCAAATGCGTGCTGTACGCTTCGGATGGATTGATTAAAATGATGTCGCCGTTTTTGATCGTGGGTGACATGCTGTCGCCACTGACCAGCCATGCCTCTGTTAAGGCTGTGCGTTGGCTTGGTAACAGTCGAAGTGGTGCTCCCGCTTCGAAGTCAACTCCCCAATCTGAAACGGGAAACTCTAGTCGCGAGGCATAGGCAACGCCAGAAAGAACCAGCGGCTTGTAGGTAGGAACAGAACGGGGGAACACGTGACCGAGTTGATAGAACATTCAGTGCCTCCAAGGGCAAAAACCGGGTTAGTTTCCGTAGTTATTGAAGTCGCTGAATACGCGGTACACGTGGCCCACGATGGTGACCTTACTTGGGGAGATTAGTTGCCCCGAGAGTGCAGGGCTGTCGGCAACGAAGGCCGCCCCTATGGAAGTTTCTACATAGCGGCGGATCATGACTTTTGATTCCTGCACGATGGCGTAGAGATTGTCTGGTATGGGTGCCGTTTCGTCGGTGCGAACGAAAACGATGTCATCCGGGTGAAGACTGCGGCCCATGCGTTCCATGTCCGTATCTTCGATAAGCAAGGCCCTAGTGAATGCCTGATCATCGCCTCGGCCTGGGGGTAGCCAGGCGTACTCAAAAGGCGTGGCGTCTTTCTCAACCAAGCTATTAAGTTTGTAGACCGGCTGTTGCTGGTACTCGGTATGCATTTGCTGAGTCTGGATAGATTCCATGTAGGCTCCAAGCCCAAAATCAACACCAACAGCTCTTTCGAGTTCCGCAAGAGTCCATTGGAGACCGCGTGCCAGGGCGGCAAGACGAGCAGCTGTCAGATTGCCAAGCTCGTATTTTCCGTTCTCTAGCTCACTGATGGTCGTTTGGTTAAGGACTTCGGAGCGTGCGGCAGCTTCTTCCTGGCTAATTCCAAGCTCGGCTCGACGCACCCTTAAAGCCCTTGCCCATGCAGGCAAATTGGCATTCGATGCCCTCTTTGCGCGTGGCATGTTTGTCATTCCCCAGGTCTCTGCAGTCGCCATAGTACCCATATCCCCATACCCATATCACAATACTAGTTACGGGTCTACAGGTTGTCCAATGGCAAAGCCTTACCGATATTGACGTATTACCCGCTAAGCCTTATTCTATGGGTATGCGAATGAAACGACTGAAGGAGCACCGGCGAGCACGGGGGCTGTCGCAAGACGGCCTAGCACGTGCAGCTCATGTTTCTAGTCCGTTTGTGGCAGCGCATGAACGCGGTTTGCCGCGCAACACGCACATTGACGTTGCGGTGCGGCTTGCCACGGTCTTGGACATTCCGGTCATGGAGCTGTTTGCTGCTGAGGATATTAAGGCTTTGCAAATAAATACCGAGGCAAATTCCACCTATGCAGACCGGATTGAAGCGTCGGCCTAGCCGACAAAACAAAGCCCCGGCAGTGAAGGGCCGGGGCAACTACAAAAAGGAGTTTTACAGTGACCACCCTAGCAGAAACGTACAACGGATTTGAGATTTACCAGACCAATTCCCGTCTTGCCTGCGGCTGGTTCGTCGCTGGCCTCCGCCGCCCCTGCCGCAGCCTCGCTCACGGCAAGCAGATCGTGGACGCCCACCTGAGCGCCAAAGCCTCCCAGCCGCAGGGCGTGAGCATCGTGGCCGTGATGGACGGGGGCAACATGCTCAGTGCTGGCGAGTGCCGCAACCGCATTGAGCGCCAGCGCGGCGTGTGGGCAGGCCGGAAGGCGGCAGGACAGTGAGCGCCCCCATCTACACCGCTGACATTCTCAGCGACGAGTGGGGCGGTTTCGAGGTTGCCCAGATCACGGTGGAGAACTGCGTGTTGCCCATTTGCCTCAGCCTGCCGCGCACTGCGGTTGAGGGTGCAGCGGCGGGCGCGGATCTGGTGATGGCCTCGAAGTTCCTGACGGCCCGCGAGGCCCGGCTGCTGGCTGCCCACCTGATCGAAGCGGCGCAGGCGGCGGAAGGTGCGGCGAGCGTGCCCATGACCCGTGAGCAGCAAGCCTTCGAAGCGGCGGTGCGCGGATGATCACCCTCATCCAGGCCCACCCGCTCAGCGAGGCCAGCCGCGCCGCAGACGCTGCCTATGCCGGGTACTTCATGGCTGTGCGTGAGGGTGTCTGGCTGTGGCGCACTGGTGCGGCGCAGGAAGCGAAAGACGCCTGCCGTGCTGAGAAGGAAGCGGCTTACAGCAAGTGGCGGCAGCTCATCAGCGAGATCGGGAGTGGCGCTTGACTTCCCGCCTGGCTTTCAACCTCGGCGCGGCCCTGATCTTCGCTGGCATCGCCCTGCTGCTGACCCTCGACGCTTTCACCGGCCTTTCGCTGGCTGCTGTGGGCCTGATCGGGCTGGCCCTGGTACTGGCTGGAGTGGTTCTGACTCAACGCGCTGAAGTACCGGCCCTGGAGGCGACGAAATGACCGCGATTGAAACCCGACCGCAGAACATGCCCCTCGCACAGCCCGGCGATTTCAGCCGCGAGCAGATCGACCTGATTAAAAATACTGTCGCTGTCGGCTGTACCGACCTTGAGCTGGCGCTGTTCCTTGAAGTCTGCAAAAGCACGGGTTTAAGCCCCTTCGCTAAGCAGGTGTATGCCATCAAGCGCAAGTCAGGCCGCGAAGACAAGATGACCATTCAGACTGGCATCGACGGTTACCGCCTGATTGCCAGCCGCACCGGTACGCACCTCGGCACGTCTGACCCGGAGTTCGGGCCGCTGAATGCTGAGGGCTATCCAGAGTGGGCGCGGGTGGTTGCTCGGCGGTTGGTGCAGGGCCATATCGCGGAGTTCCCGGCGACGGCCCGCTGGAGCGAGTACGTTCAGACCAAGAACGAATGGAAAAACGGTCAGGCCACCGGCAACAAAACCGTTTCCGACATGTGGGCCAAGATGCCTTACACCATGCTGGGAAAGTGCTGCGAGGGATTGGCCCTGCGGAAAGCCTTCCCGGCTGAGCTTTCTGGCATCTACACCGACACCGAAATGGCCCAGGCGGACAATCCCGCCCCGGCTCCCCAACAGGCTCAGCCCCGCACGGTGGATGTGACCCGGCAGATTGTCCAGGCGACGAATCCGAACGCCGCTCTTGAGGCTTGGGTGGTCAAGATCGGCGAGGCCGGAACAAAGATCAACGGTCTGGGAGGCCGTGAGCGGGCTGTCGCGGCGCTGGCGCACTTCCCCGACTGGCGCAAGGATGTTGAGCAGGCCAGAAGCGCATTCGACGCGCTGCGCGAGGTCGGCAGGCAGATCAAAGAAGAG
This portion of the Deinococcus rubellus genome encodes:
- a CDS encoding helix-turn-helix transcriptional regulator, with the translated sequence MRMKRLKEHRRARGLSQDGLARAAHVSSPFVAAHERGLPRNTHIDVAVRLATVLDIPVMELFAAEDIKALQINTEANSTYADRIEASA
- the bet gene encoding phage recombination protein Bet; protein product: MTAIETRPQNMPLAQPGDFSREQIDLIKNTVAVGCTDLELALFLEVCKSTGLSPFAKQVYAIKRKSGREDKMTIQTGIDGYRLIASRTGTHLGTSDPEFGPLNAEGYPEWARVVARRLVQGHIAEFPATARWSEYVQTKNEWKNGQATGNKTVSDMWAKMPYTMLGKCCEGLALRKAFPAELSGIYTDTEMAQADNPAPAPQQAQPRTVDVTRQIVQATNPNAALEAWVVKIGEAGTKINGLGGRERAVAALAHFPDWRKDVEQARSAFDALREVGRQIKEEQAAAQDTPPFDVAPVEELLLSEGQRKALCAHASRAGAKTSEDRAALWGYSLNSVKPEGTKTLTAEQAHVLLDTFSGLDNSEAEQMLAEARRAFKSAAEAQS